One Mus musculus strain C57BL/6J chromosome X, GRCm38.p6 C57BL/6J DNA window includes the following coding sequences:
- the Alg13 gene encoding putative bifunctional UDP-N-acetylglucosamine transferase and deubiquitinase ALG13, translating to MKRAFVTVGTTSFDELVARVVANDCVQILESLGYNHLVLQVGRGTVVPKPFRTESFTLDVYRYKDSLKEDLQQADLVISHAGAGSCLESLEKGKPLVVVVNEKLMNNHQFELAKQLHKEGHLFYCTCSTLPGLLQSMDLSTLKCYPPGQPEKFSAFLDKVVGLQK from the exons ATGAAGAGAGCGTTTGTGACTGTCGGGACCACCAGTTTCGACGAGCTCGTCGCACGGGTGGTCGCTAACGACTGCGTTCAG ATCCTCGAGAGTCTGGGTTACAACCATCTTGTCCTCCAAGTTGGTAGAGGCACTGTGGTGCCCAAACCATTCCGTACTGAGTCATTCACTCTGGATGTTTACAGGTATAAGGATTCTTTGAAAGAAGACCTTCAGCAAGCTGATCTTGTCATTAGCCACGCAG GTGCAGGAAGCTGTTTGGAGAGTCTGGAGAAAGGCAAACCACTTGTGGTAGTTGTAAATGAAAAGTTAATGAACAATCATCAATTTGAATTGGCAAAGCAGTTGCACAAAGAAGGCCATCTCTTTTATTGTACCTGCAG caCGCTTCCTGGGCTGTTACAGTCAATGGATTTATCAACACTGAAATGTTATCCTCCTGGCCAGCCAGAAAAATTTTCTGCATTTTTGGATAAAGTTGTTGGATTACAAAAATAA